The Synchiropus splendidus isolate RoL2022-P1 chromosome 1, RoL_Sspl_1.0, whole genome shotgun sequence genome includes a window with the following:
- the slc1a7b gene encoding solute carrier family 1 member 7b isoform X3, which yields MAVALDAVWGRVKNVCKQNGLLIMSVLAVVIGCLLGFFLRTRRLTEQEVMYFQFPGELLMRMLKMLILPLVVSSLMSGLAALDAKCSSRLGLITVSYYLWTTFVAVVVGIIMVSIIHPGGAAQKEDSEDSGKPFMSSADALLDLIRNMFPANLVQATFQQYRTSSEYIVKTKPTLSQAQSESSTRRALIYGIQDDNGTDIQNFALDLTPPPDVLVRTREGTSDGMNVLGIVIFSSTMGIMLGRMGPNGSALVNFCQSLNEAVLRIVAIVIWYFPFGIVFLVAGKILEMSDPSAMGKKLGFYAVTVVFGLVLHGLFILPAMYFFITKKSPIVYIRGILQALLIALATSSSSATLPITFKCLLENNHIDRRIIRFVLPVGATINMDGTALYEAVAAIFIAQVNNYELDFGQIITISITATAASIGAAGIPQAGLVTMVIVLTSVGLPTDDISLIIAVDWALDRFRTMVNVMGDALATGIMAHICRKDFMKEGDGVPLICETKPVMSTPPLMNCHNNNGNFRLKHELVPPEVARLMQLEEGVRPPGERKKPTVPPRHTKKSKETCTVDMNGIETNV from the exons ATGGCCGTGGCTCTGGACGCAGTGTGGGGAAGGGTGaagaatgtctgcaaacagaaTGGGCTCCTCATCATGTCGGTGTTGGCCGTGGTCATCGGAtgtcttttgggatttttcttgAGGACGCGGCGACTTACGGAGCAG GAAGTCATGTACTTCCAGTTCCCTGGCGAACTGCTGATGAGGATGTTGAAGATGCTGATTCTCCCGCTGGTGGTGTCCAG TCTGATGTCAGGACTTGCTGCCCTCGATGCCAAGTGCTCCAGCCGCCTGGGTCTGATCACTGTGTCTTACTACCTGTGGACCACCTTTGTGGCGGTTGTAGTGGGAATCATCATGGTCTCCATCATACATCCGGGCGGTGCTGCCCAGAAGGAAGActcagaagacagtgggaaGCCTTTCATGAGTTCAGCTGATGCTCTGCTGGACCTCATCCG CAACATGTTCCCTGCTAATCTCGTCCAGGCCACGTTCCAACAG TATCGAACCAGTAGCGAGTACATCGTGAAAACCAAGCCAACACTGAGTCAGGCTCAGTCTGAGTCATCCACTCGAAGAGCGCTCATCTATGGTATCCAGGATGACAACGGGACGGACATTCAGAACTTTGCTCTggacctgactccaccaccagatGTTCTTGTCCGCACTCGAGAGGGAACCAGTGACGGGATGAATGTTCTTGGAATAGTCATCTTCTCTTCCACGATgg GTATCATGCTGGGGCGGATGGGTCCAAACGGAAGCGCCTTGGTCAACTTCTGCCAGAGTCTCAACGAGGCCGTCCTCAGAATAGTTGCCATCGTCATTTG GTACTTCCCATTTGGCATTGTGTTTCTGGTTGCTGGTAAAATTCTGGAGATGAGCGATCCCTCAGCCATGGGGAAGAAACTGGGGTTCTACGCCGTCACCGTGGTGTTTGGACTCGTCCTCCATGGCCTCTTCATCCTGCCTGCCATGTACTTCTTCATCACCAAGAAAAGCCCCATCGTCTACATCCGGGGAATCCTGCAGGCGCTGCTCATTGCCCTGGCAACCTCATCCAG ctctgccacGTTGCCTATCACCTTCAAGTGCCTCCTCGAGAACAACCACATCGACCGCCGCATCATCCGCTTCGTGCTCCCGGTGGGTGCCACCATCAACATGGACGGCACGGCTCTGTACGAGGCAGTGGCTGCAATATTCATCGCACAAGTGAATAATTATGAGCTGGACTTTGGCCAGATCATCACCATCAG CATCACCGCCACTGCAGCGAGCATCGGTGCTGCTGGGATTCCACAGGCTGGACTGGTCACCATGGTGATCGTGCTGACATCTGTTGGTCTGCCGACTGATGACATCTCTCTAATCATCGCAGTAGACTGGGCTTT AGATAGATTCCGCACCATGGTGAACGTCATGGGCGATGCTTTGGCCACGGGCATCATGGCTCACATCTGCAGGAAAGACTTCATGAAAGAAGGGGATGGG GTGCCCTTAATCTGTGAGACCAAACCAGTGATGAGCACCCCTCCGCTCATGAACTGTCACAACAACAATGGCAACTTTCGTTTGAAACATGAACTGGTTCCTCCTGAGGTGGCCCGACTCATGCAGCTGGAGGAAGGAGTGAGGCCGCCAGGGGAGCGAAAGAAACCCACCGTCCCTCCAAGACACACGAAGAAGAGCAAAGAGACATGCACTGTTGACATGAATGGCATTGAGACTAACGTATAG
- the slc1a7b gene encoding solute carrier family 1 member 7b isoform X1: MAVALDAVWGRVKNVCKQNGLLIMSVLAVVIGCLLGFFLRTRRLTEQEVMYFQFPGELLMRMLKMLILPLVVSSLMSGLAALDAKCSSRLGLITVSYYLWTTFVAVVVGIIMVSIIHPGGAAQKEDSEDSGKPFMSSADALLDLIRNMFPANLVQATFQQVRALRIMCNTIRTHLLHSQNDVCLQYRTSSEYIVKTKPTLSQAQSESSTRRALIYGIQDDNGTDIQNFALDLTPPPDVLVRTREGTSDGMNVLGIVIFSSTMGIMLGRMGPNGSALVNFCQSLNEAVLRIVAIVIWYFPFGIVFLVAGKILEMSDPSAMGKKLGFYAVTVVFGLVLHGLFILPAMYFFITKKSPIVYIRGILQALLIALATSSSSATLPITFKCLLENNHIDRRIIRFVLPVGATINMDGTALYEAVAAIFIAQVNNYELDFGQIITISITATAASIGAAGIPQAGLVTMVIVLTSVGLPTDDISLIIAVDWALDRFRTMVNVMGDALATGIMAHICRKDFMKEGDGVPLICETKPVMSTPPLMNCHNNNGNFRLKHELVPPEVARLMQLEEGVRPPGERKKPTVPPRHTKKSKETCTVDMNGIETNV, from the exons ATGGCCGTGGCTCTGGACGCAGTGTGGGGAAGGGTGaagaatgtctgcaaacagaaTGGGCTCCTCATCATGTCGGTGTTGGCCGTGGTCATCGGAtgtcttttgggatttttcttgAGGACGCGGCGACTTACGGAGCAG GAAGTCATGTACTTCCAGTTCCCTGGCGAACTGCTGATGAGGATGTTGAAGATGCTGATTCTCCCGCTGGTGGTGTCCAG TCTGATGTCAGGACTTGCTGCCCTCGATGCCAAGTGCTCCAGCCGCCTGGGTCTGATCACTGTGTCTTACTACCTGTGGACCACCTTTGTGGCGGTTGTAGTGGGAATCATCATGGTCTCCATCATACATCCGGGCGGTGCTGCCCAGAAGGAAGActcagaagacagtgggaaGCCTTTCATGAGTTCAGCTGATGCTCTGCTGGACCTCATCCG CAACATGTTCCCTGCTAATCTCGTCCAGGCCACGTTCCAACAGGTGAGAGCCCTGAGAATTATGTGTAATACTATCAGGACACACCTTCTTCATTCTCAAAATGATGTATGTTTGCAGTATCGAACCAGTAGCGAGTACATCGTGAAAACCAAGCCAACACTGAGTCAGGCTCAGTCTGAGTCATCCACTCGAAGAGCGCTCATCTATGGTATCCAGGATGACAACGGGACGGACATTCAGAACTTTGCTCTggacctgactccaccaccagatGTTCTTGTCCGCACTCGAGAGGGAACCAGTGACGGGATGAATGTTCTTGGAATAGTCATCTTCTCTTCCACGATgg GTATCATGCTGGGGCGGATGGGTCCAAACGGAAGCGCCTTGGTCAACTTCTGCCAGAGTCTCAACGAGGCCGTCCTCAGAATAGTTGCCATCGTCATTTG GTACTTCCCATTTGGCATTGTGTTTCTGGTTGCTGGTAAAATTCTGGAGATGAGCGATCCCTCAGCCATGGGGAAGAAACTGGGGTTCTACGCCGTCACCGTGGTGTTTGGACTCGTCCTCCATGGCCTCTTCATCCTGCCTGCCATGTACTTCTTCATCACCAAGAAAAGCCCCATCGTCTACATCCGGGGAATCCTGCAGGCGCTGCTCATTGCCCTGGCAACCTCATCCAG ctctgccacGTTGCCTATCACCTTCAAGTGCCTCCTCGAGAACAACCACATCGACCGCCGCATCATCCGCTTCGTGCTCCCGGTGGGTGCCACCATCAACATGGACGGCACGGCTCTGTACGAGGCAGTGGCTGCAATATTCATCGCACAAGTGAATAATTATGAGCTGGACTTTGGCCAGATCATCACCATCAG CATCACCGCCACTGCAGCGAGCATCGGTGCTGCTGGGATTCCACAGGCTGGACTGGTCACCATGGTGATCGTGCTGACATCTGTTGGTCTGCCGACTGATGACATCTCTCTAATCATCGCAGTAGACTGGGCTTT AGATAGATTCCGCACCATGGTGAACGTCATGGGCGATGCTTTGGCCACGGGCATCATGGCTCACATCTGCAGGAAAGACTTCATGAAAGAAGGGGATGGG GTGCCCTTAATCTGTGAGACCAAACCAGTGATGAGCACCCCTCCGCTCATGAACTGTCACAACAACAATGGCAACTTTCGTTTGAAACATGAACTGGTTCCTCCTGAGGTGGCCCGACTCATGCAGCTGGAGGAAGGAGTGAGGCCGCCAGGGGAGCGAAAGAAACCCACCGTCCCTCCAAGACACACGAAGAAGAGCAAAGAGACATGCACTGTTGACATGAATGGCATTGAGACTAACGTATAG
- the slc1a7b gene encoding solute carrier family 1 member 7b isoform X2, with translation MAVALDAVWGRVKNVCKQNGLLIMSVLAVVIGCLLGFFLRTRRLTEQEVMYFQFPGELLMRMLKMLILPLVVSSLMSGLAALDAKCSSRLGLITVSYYLWTTFVAVVVGIIMVSIIHPGGAAQKEDSEDSGKPFMSSADALLDLIRNMFPANLVQATFQQYRTSSEYIVKTKPTLSQAQSESSTRRALIYGIQDDNGTDIQNFALDLTPPPDVLVRTREGTSDGMNVLGIVIFSSTMGIMLGRMGPNGSALVNFCQSLNEAVLRIVAIVIWYFPFGIVFLVAGKILEMSDPSAMGKKLGFYAVTVVFGLVLHGLFILPAMYFFITKKSPIVYIRGILQALLIALATSSSSATLPITFKCLLENNHIDRRIIRFVLPVGATINMDGTALYEAVAAIFIAQVNNYELDFGQIITISITATAASIGAAGIPQAGLVTMVIVLTSVGLPTDDISLIIAVDWALDRFRTMVNVMGDALATGIMAHICRKDFMKEGDGVRMEGILTPELYCNSLLPFCQVPLICETKPVMSTPPLMNCHNNNGNFRLKHELVPPEVARLMQLEEGVRPPGERKKPTVPPRHTKKSKETCTVDMNGIETNV, from the exons ATGGCCGTGGCTCTGGACGCAGTGTGGGGAAGGGTGaagaatgtctgcaaacagaaTGGGCTCCTCATCATGTCGGTGTTGGCCGTGGTCATCGGAtgtcttttgggatttttcttgAGGACGCGGCGACTTACGGAGCAG GAAGTCATGTACTTCCAGTTCCCTGGCGAACTGCTGATGAGGATGTTGAAGATGCTGATTCTCCCGCTGGTGGTGTCCAG TCTGATGTCAGGACTTGCTGCCCTCGATGCCAAGTGCTCCAGCCGCCTGGGTCTGATCACTGTGTCTTACTACCTGTGGACCACCTTTGTGGCGGTTGTAGTGGGAATCATCATGGTCTCCATCATACATCCGGGCGGTGCTGCCCAGAAGGAAGActcagaagacagtgggaaGCCTTTCATGAGTTCAGCTGATGCTCTGCTGGACCTCATCCG CAACATGTTCCCTGCTAATCTCGTCCAGGCCACGTTCCAACAG TATCGAACCAGTAGCGAGTACATCGTGAAAACCAAGCCAACACTGAGTCAGGCTCAGTCTGAGTCATCCACTCGAAGAGCGCTCATCTATGGTATCCAGGATGACAACGGGACGGACATTCAGAACTTTGCTCTggacctgactccaccaccagatGTTCTTGTCCGCACTCGAGAGGGAACCAGTGACGGGATGAATGTTCTTGGAATAGTCATCTTCTCTTCCACGATgg GTATCATGCTGGGGCGGATGGGTCCAAACGGAAGCGCCTTGGTCAACTTCTGCCAGAGTCTCAACGAGGCCGTCCTCAGAATAGTTGCCATCGTCATTTG GTACTTCCCATTTGGCATTGTGTTTCTGGTTGCTGGTAAAATTCTGGAGATGAGCGATCCCTCAGCCATGGGGAAGAAACTGGGGTTCTACGCCGTCACCGTGGTGTTTGGACTCGTCCTCCATGGCCTCTTCATCCTGCCTGCCATGTACTTCTTCATCACCAAGAAAAGCCCCATCGTCTACATCCGGGGAATCCTGCAGGCGCTGCTCATTGCCCTGGCAACCTCATCCAG ctctgccacGTTGCCTATCACCTTCAAGTGCCTCCTCGAGAACAACCACATCGACCGCCGCATCATCCGCTTCGTGCTCCCGGTGGGTGCCACCATCAACATGGACGGCACGGCTCTGTACGAGGCAGTGGCTGCAATATTCATCGCACAAGTGAATAATTATGAGCTGGACTTTGGCCAGATCATCACCATCAG CATCACCGCCACTGCAGCGAGCATCGGTGCTGCTGGGATTCCACAGGCTGGACTGGTCACCATGGTGATCGTGCTGACATCTGTTGGTCTGCCGACTGATGACATCTCTCTAATCATCGCAGTAGACTGGGCTTT AGATAGATTCCGCACCATGGTGAACGTCATGGGCGATGCTTTGGCCACGGGCATCATGGCTCACATCTGCAGGAAAGACTTCATGAAAGAAGGGGATGGGGTGAGGATGGAAGGAATACTGACCCCTGAATTGTATTGTAATTCTTTGCTTCCTTTCTGTCAGGTGCCCTTAATCTGTGAGACCAAACCAGTGATGAGCACCCCTCCGCTCATGAACTGTCACAACAACAATGGCAACTTTCGTTTGAAACATGAACTGGTTCCTCCTGAGGTGGCCCGACTCATGCAGCTGGAGGAAGGAGTGAGGCCGCCAGGGGAGCGAAAGAAACCCACCGTCCCTCCAAGACACACGAAGAAGAGCAAAGAGACATGCACTGTTGACATGAATGGCATTGAGACTAACGTATAG